In one Rutidosis leptorrhynchoides isolate AG116_Rl617_1_P2 chromosome 8, CSIRO_AGI_Rlap_v1, whole genome shotgun sequence genomic region, the following are encoded:
- the LOC139861668 gene encoding polyphenol oxidase, chloroplastic-like yields MASLAPPPSTTTRKTFSSSSTYSTSFSFKSSQIPISRNQKNRHAISCKTLDNNNNDHQDNSNKVDRRNMLLGLGGLYGAAATMGSNSIAFANPIMAPDVTKCGAADLPQGAQPMSCCPPTASKIIDFKLPPSGPTRVRPAAHLVDKDYIAKFNKAIELMKALPDDDPRSFKQQAAVHCAYCDGAYDQVGFPDLELQVHGSWLFLPFHRYYLYFFEKICGKLIGDPNFAMPFWNWDSPDGMTIPKIYADKKSALFDSFRDAKHQPPSIIDLDFNGVNENLSKSKQVSTNLTIMYRQVVSTAKTASLFMGSPYRAGEEPSGGGSLESLPHGPVHIWTGDSTQPNGEDMGNFYSAARDPIFYAHHSNIDRLWSVWKTLGGRRNDFADNDWLDASFLFYNENAEMVRVKVRDCVDSKNLGYVYQDVATQWIESKPTPRVKRVLSKIKKLGSARADEVHHRFAKDVFPTNLDKPIKVLVKRPKKSRSKKQKDEEEEILVIEGIEVKRDAFVKFDVFVNDEDEGTSATADKTEFAGSFVNVPHKHKHGKNVKTKLRLGISELMDDLDAEDDENVFVTLVPRNGGDDVFIKGIKIELED; encoded by the coding sequence ATGGCATCTCTagcaccaccaccatcaaccaccaccagaaAAACCTTCTCTTCCTCTTCTACTTACTCCACCTCATTCTCCTTCAAATCATCTCAAATCCCCATTTCAAGAAACCAAAAAAATCGTCATGCAATTTCATGCAAAACCCTAGACAACAACAACAATGATCATCAAGATAACTCCAACAAAGTTGACCGGCGAAACATGTTGTTAGGTCTTGGCGGCCTATATGGTGCGGCCGCCACAATGGGCTCAAACTCAATAGCATTTGCTAATCCAATCATGGCACCTGATGTTACTAAATGTGGTGCTGCTGACTTACCACAAGGAGCTCAACCCATGAGTTGTTGTCCTCCAACTGCCTCCAAGATTATTGATTTCAAACTTCCACCCTCTGGGCCCACTCGTGTCCGTCCGGCTGCTCATTTGGTTGATAAAGACTATATCGCCAAATTTAATAAGGCGATTGAGCTCATGAAAGCTCTCCCAGATGACGATCCTCGTAGTTTCAAACAACAAGCCGCAGTTCATTGTGCTTATTGTGATGGAGCGTACGATCAAGTCGGTTTCCCCGATTTGGAACTTCAAGTTCATGGTTCATGGTTGTTTTTGCCTTTCCATAGGTACTATTTATATTTCTTTGAAAAAATTTGTGGCAAATTAATCGGAGACCCAAATTTCGCCATGCCATTTTGGAACTGGGATTCACCTGATGGGATGACAATCCCTAAAATTTACGCGGATAAGAAATCTGCGTTGTTCGATTCTTTTCGTGATGCTAAGCATCAACCACCTTCAATAATTGATCTTGATTTCAATGGGGTTAATGAGAATCTTAGTAAATCGAAACAAGTGTCTACAAATCTCACTATTATGTATAGACAAGTTGTGTCGACCGCAAAGACTGCTAGTCTTTTTATGGGTAGCCCCTATCGCGCTGGTGAAGAGCCTAGTGGTGGTGGATCCCTTGAGAGCCTACCACATGGTCCGGTCCATATTTGGACCGGAGATAGTACCCAACCTAATGGGGAAGATATGGGTAACTTTTATTCAGCGGCTAGAGATCCTATTTTCTATGCACATCACTCAAATATTGATAGATTGTGGTCGGTTTGGAAAACATTAGGAGGTAGAAGGAACGATTTTGCCGATAATGATTGGCTTGATGCATCATTTTTGTTTTATAATGAAAATGCGGAGATGGTCCGTGTTAAGGTTAGGGATTGTGTTGATTCCAAAAATCTTGGCTATGTTTATCAAGATGTAGCAACACAATGGATTGAAAGCAAACCAACTCCACGTGTCAAGAGGGTTTTGAGCAAGATCAAGAAACTAGGTTCGGCTCGAGCGGATGAAGTACATCATCGGTTTGCAAAAGATGTGTTTCCAACTAATCTTGATAAGCCAATTAAAGTCCTAGTTAAAAGACCAAAGAAATCAAGAAGCAAGAAACAAAAAGATGAAGAAGAGGAGATTTTGGTGATTGAGGGTATTGAAGTAAAGAGAGATGCGTTCGTGAAATTTGATGTGTTtgtgaatgatgaagatgaagggACAAGCGCGACCGCCGATAAAACGGAGTTTGCCGGAAGTTTTGTGAATGTGCCACATAAGCATAAACATGGGAAGAATGTGAAAACTAAATTGAGGTTAGGGATAAGTGAGTTAATGGATGATTTGGATGCTGAAGATGATGAAAATGTGTTTGTTACATTGGTGCCTAGAAATGGAGGAGATGACGTGTTCATTAAAGGGATTAAGATCGAGCTTGAAGATTGA
- the LOC139864444 gene encoding uncharacterized protein, producing the protein MGGLGSSNSSQHMKKGSTWNGIRMVGQEIDNLGIMFTNPFVKEVNKGNSTLFWKDTWIGDQTLCNKFERLFRLEENGDALIVDQMLGDSNSWYVSWKWTRTPTGRTSNEWEELSNLISAFVFNCDKEDSWRCNLQPNGKFTTSTLRNLIDEKILPPSTLHAETMLNNLIPKKIGLFIWRASIKRLPVRIELDKWGIDLDSLRCPTCNNDVKSVEHVLLKCPFAKDVWDRTFRWWNSESRGYFNIDEMFKGKRNLELPSSTSKLWQAIEWVCGYIIWQKRNEGVFQKKKANGPMTLHEIQVKSFELISNRSRKLKLD; encoded by the coding sequence ATGGGGGGTTTGGGTTCATCAAACTCGAGTCAACATATGAAAAAGGGGTCAACATGGAATGGCATTCGAATGGTCGGGCAGGAAATAGATAACTTGGGAATTATGTTTACTAACCCTTTTGTGAAAGAGGTAAACAAAGGCAATAGTACTTTGTTTTGGAAGGATACATGGATAGGTGATCAAACCCTTTGCAACAAGTTTGAAAGATTGTTCAGGCTCGAAGAAAATGGAGATGCTTTAATTGTGGATCAAATGCTTGGTGACAGCAATTCATGGTATGTTTCTTGGAAATGGACAAGAACGCCTACAGGAAGGACTAGTAATGAATGGGAAGAACTCTCAAATTTGATCAGTGCTTTCGTTTTCAATTGTGACAAGGAAGATTCATGGAGGTGCAATCTTCAACCAAACGGTAAATTTACAACCTCAACACTCAGGAATCTAATCGACGAAAAGATATTACCTCCATCAACTCTTCATGCTGAAACCATGCTTAATAATTTAATACCAAAGAAAATTGGTCTATTTATTTGGCGTGCATCAATAAAAAGGCTACCGGTTCGTATTGAGTTAGATAAATGGGGTATCGATCTTGACTCATTGAGATGTCCTACTTGTAATAATGATGTGAAATCCGTCGAACATGTGTTGTTAAAGTGCCCATTTGCAAAAGATGTTTGGGATAGGACTTTTCGATGGTGGAATTCGGAGAGTAGGGGGTATTTCAACATTGATGAAATGTTCAAAGGGAAAAGAAACCTAGAGCTACCAAGCTCGACATCAAAATTATGGCAGGCGATCGAGTGGGTTTGTGGGTATATCATTTGGCAAAAAAGAAATGAAGGCGTTTTTCAAAAGAAGAAAGCAAATGGTCCAATGACCCTACATGAAATTCAAGTAAAATCATTTGAATTGATTTCTAACCGATCGAGAAAACTCAAGCTAGACTAG